The following proteins are encoded in a genomic region of Acipenser ruthenus chromosome 4, fAciRut3.2 maternal haplotype, whole genome shotgun sequence:
- the LOC117399501 gene encoding pyruvate dehydrogenase [acetyl-transferring]-phosphatase 1, mitochondrial-like, with protein MPVTSHIFTTAIRNGEIRKFGTSAFQSHNRNLCCSLPPHSLKTLHTLLKTASPTTLGSGSSIKDNPPWYIKKQSYRTTSQQYYNLTRPQVNSILKANEYRFKVPEFDGKNVSSILGFDSSQLAANVPIEDRRSVATCLQTRGMLFGVFDGHAGCACAQAVCERLFYYIAVSLLPHKTLLEVENAVENGRAVLPILQWHKHPNDYFSKEASKLYFSSLRTYWQELIDLNAGVQPDTQEVLINAFKRLDNDISLEAQVGDPNYFLNYWVLQVAFSGSTACVAHIDGADIQVANTGDSRAVLGVQEEDGSWTAVTLSNDHNAQNEDEIKRIRSQHPKNEEKTVVKQDRLLGLLMPFRAFGDVKFKWSIELQKMVLESGPDQLNENEHTKFIPPNYHTPPYLTAKPEVIHHRLRPQDKFLVLGTDGLWETMHRQEVVRVVGEYLTGVHLQQPISVGGYKVTLGQMQGLLMERKARSSSVFEDQNAATHLIRHAVGNNEFGVVDHKRLCKMLSLPEELARMYRDDITIIVVQFNSHVIGAQSNPGGGE; from the coding sequence ATGCCTGTGACCTCCCATATATTTACTACAGCTATTCGCAATGGAGAAATCAGAAAGTTCGGCACCTCCGCCTTCCAGAGCCACAATCGGAATCTATGTTGCTCTTTGCCACCACACTCCCTGAAAACATTACATACACTGCTGAAAACAGCTAGCCCCACAACACTGGGGTCAGGTAGCTCAATAAAGGACAACCCTCCGTGGTATATCAAGAAGCAGAGCTACAGAACTACTTCCCAGCAGTACTACAATCTGACTCGCCCTCAAGTCAACAGCATCTTAAAAGCAAATGAATACCGCTTTAAAGTCCCAGAGTTTGATGGGAAGAATGTGAGCTCAATTCTGGGCTTTGATAGCAGCCAGCTGGCAGCCAATGTGCCCATAGAAGACAGGAGGAGTGTTGCCACCTGCCTGCAGACAAGAGGAATGCTGTTTGGGGTGTTCGATGGACACGCCGGATGTGCCTGTGCCCAGGCGGTGTGCGAAAGGCTTTTCTATTACATTGCTGTCTCTTTGCTGCCGCACAAGACTTTGCTGGAGGTAGAAAATGCAGTGGAAAATGGACGTGCCGTATTGCCCATCCTGCAGTGGCACAAGCACCCCAATGATTATTTCAGTAAGGAAGCTTCCAAGTTGTACTTCAGCAGTCTGAGAACTTACTGGCAGGAGCTCATTGACCTGAATGCTGGAGTGCAGCCAGACACTCAAGAAGTTTTAATTAATGCCTTCAAGAGACTTGATAACGATATTTCCCTGGAAGCTCAAGTCGGAGATCCTAACTATTTCCTTAACTACTGGGTGCTTCAAGTAGCATTCTCTGGTTCCACTGCATGTGTTGCCCATATAGACGGTGCAGATATACAAGTTGCAAACACTGGAGATAGCAGAGCAGTGCTCGGGGTGCAGGAGGAAGATGGATCTTGGACTGCAGTTACCTTATCGAATGATCACAATGCACAGAATGAGGATGAAATCAAACGCATTCGATCCCAGCATCCAAAGAATGAGGAAAAGACTGTTGTCAAACAGGATAGATTGTTAGGCCTGCTAATGCCATTCAGGGCATTCGGGGACGTGAAGTTCAAGTGGAGCATCGAGCTTCAGAAGATGGTGCTGGAATCGGGGCCTGATCAGTTAAATGAAAATGAGCACACAAAGTTTATCCCACCAAACTACCACACTCCCCCGTATCTCACAGCCAAGCCAGAAGTCATTCACCATAGATTAAGACCCCAGGACAAATTCCTTGTGCTGGGCACTGATGGACTGTGGGAGACCATGCACAGGCAAGAAGTGGTGAGAGTTGTTGGAGAATATCTAACAGGTGTCCACCTCCAGCAACCCATATCTGTGGGAGGGTACAAGGTGACCCTGGGTCAAATGCAGGGCTTGCTGATGGAGCGAAAAGCAAGGAGTTCCTCTGTCTTTGAGGATCAGAATGCTGCAACCCATCTGATCAGGCACGCAGTGGGCAACAACGAGTTTGGAGTGGTGGACCACAAACGACTTTGCAAAATGCTAAGCCTGCCTGAGGAGCTTGCCCGAATGTACAGGGACGATATCACCATTATCGTAGTGCAGTTTAATTCTCATGTCATTGGTGCACAGAGCAATCCAGGAGGAGGGGAGTGA